cgccgccatGAACAGCCAGTACCGCCGCCGGTTCTTGTCGCGCATGATGGgttcgccggcgaggtggctcccgtcggcggcgtcgtcttGCCAGTACCCGCCGGGGACGTTCGTCCCGAGCTGGTACGTCAGCGCCGTGATCAGcgtcgccaccaccagcagcgtGTCGTTCTTGTTCGCGGCGAAGCCCGGCGCGTGACCgcgaccgccgccggcggcggcggcgccggcgccggcggcagtaCCGTTCTCGCGCCGACGGCCGTCACCTagctcgacgccgtcgacgcccTTCTGCCGGCTGTTGCCAtcgcccagctcgccgccttCTGCCGGCTGGGCGCCACCATCTTCAATGTCCATATCTCAGCTCACCACTCTTACATCAGATCGACAAAACAACAGTAAAATTCTCGCAGGAATAATTTGACGAAAATCACAAAGCGTACTGTGTACCTGTGAATTCTAGCACGTAGGAACGCAAAGACTTTCTTTTCTAGCTTGTGTGTTCTTGTTGTATTCACGAAAATAATCCTGTGCATATTCAcgcaaacacacacacatgcatatatggtaGAAATTTCTTGGTTCGTTACTCTACGTACTTCCGTTGACTTTATGAATCGTTTTAGTTGtcgaaaaaccaaacaacatatttacaaataaaaataatttataaataaaaattttatatgtatgttctaCATTaaagaaaacctaaaatcaactctacatttaagattgaaaattcaggttctgatttataatataagtaaaaacgaAGAGATTAGGATATTAATTTAGGTAAATCAGACGAGTGGCTAGTTTACTTGTCCGAGCTGCAACTCTAGTCGGGCGAAGACTTGGAACTTGTCGGTCGTCACCGATTTGCCTTGGAATTTGTGCGGTTAGAACAAACATAAGCTGATGCTATCAGTATCCTAAATTAAACGCAAGTACGTACTAGTGGATATGTTAATTCAAAATCTCAATCATCACATCCCCTCTCCCCCACTTTTCACCTcgcatatataattaatcacaCTGCCCCTAGTTTGTCGATTTATTCTGAGTCGTTTCGCTGACGATTTGGAGGAATCAGAGCTTGAGCTCCAGCTCAAGAGGAGGCAGTGTTCGTTGTTGGCTTCGGTGATCTTAGGGGTGGTGGGGGAGTACCGTTTGGGAGTGCCAcacgaaatttttttattaaataaacctttttaaaaaataattttattactaaatctctagata
This is a stretch of genomic DNA from Oryza brachyantha chromosome 1, ObraRS2, whole genome shotgun sequence. It encodes these proteins:
- the LOC121056009 gene encoding uncharacterized protein LOC121056009, coding for MDIEDGGAQPAEGGELGDGNSRQKGVDGVELGDGRRRENGTAAGAGAAAAGGGRGHAPGFAANKNDTLLVVATLITALTYQLGTNVPGGYWQDDAADGSHLAGEPIMRDKNRRRYWLFMAASWAGFGSSMLLTLGLLTGVPSRSRAVQWPFLVAYSSLVLTFITSQPRTPLAMDVLLWAAVMAVLTVGIKYRRLDRLRFWFCAPAPNPQDHDMDGRRQVAACALQLAK